Sequence from the Priestia megaterium genome:
GGGAAAGCGGCAAAATAAAGTTTTCGTTAAACGCATACATTAGTGAAAAGGTCATTTTATCGTGAAGATAGGGACGTCTTTCCACGCCAGCTTCCATGTAGGTTAAAACGTCATTCATCCATCCCATGTTCCACTTATAATTAAAGCCTAAACCGCCCTCATACGTAGGTGCTGTAACAAGGGGCCAATCCGTTGAATCTTCTGCCATCATTAATATCGTTTCATCAGATTTAAAAACAGCTTCATTCAATTTTTTTAAGAAGCTGACAGCTCCATCATTCACTGCTTTTCCAGAAGAATTTTGCCAATAAAGCATATTAGCTACAGCATCTACTCGAAATCCATCTATATGGAAGTACTCCAACCAAAACAAAGCGTTCGAAATGAGAAAACTTTGTACTTCAGGCTTTCCTAAATCGAAATTAGCTGTTCCCCAAACGTAATTTTCACGATCGGGTTCTTTTTTGTATTCATAAGTAGGTTCTCCATCGAACATATACAGACCGTGTTCATCCTTACAAAAATGCCCGGGTACCCAGTCTAAAAGAACTCCTATATTATTTTGATGACACTCATCTATAAAATTCATCAACTCTTTAGGTGTGCCGTATCGACTGGTAGCAGAATAGTATCCAGTTCCTTGATATCCCCAGGATCGGTCGAGCGGATGCTCAATGACTGGTAATAACTCAATATGTGTAAAACCTTGTTCAGTAATATAAGGAATAAGCTCCTGTGCTAATTCACTGTATGTATAAAGGCTGCCATCTTCATGAGTCCTCCAAGACCCTGCATGCAGCTCGTAAATACACAGCGGTCTTTCATATATGTTTTGCTGTTTTTTCTTTCTACGCCAATATTGATCGTTCCATTTGTACCCATCCAATGAGTAAACAATAGACGCAGTGTTTGGACGTACTTCACTGAAGAAAGCGTATGGATCTGCTTTTAATTTTTTTTGATTGCTTTGTGTGATGATTTCATATTTATAAATAGTCCCTTGTTCTAATTCAGGGATAAATGTCATCCAAATACCTTCTTCATTAACTTTAACCATTGAATGTTGAAAACCGTTCCATTTATTAAAATCACCTACAACGCTTACACCCTTTGCATGAGGTGCCCACACGCAAAATCGTACGCCTTCAATTCCTTCTACCGTTACCTGATGCGCACCGAAAATAGAGTAACTGCGAAATAAGTTTCCTTCGTGATACAAATGAACATCAAATTCAGTAGGCTGAACCGCTAGATTCACTTTTGCCACCCCTTTAACTTCAAACATAATATACGCACATAATATACGCTTCTTACCACTCATTCCCTTTTACAGTAAAAACATAAACCTTTTCTACAAATATAATAGAATAAATGTTCTTTAAAATTACTCTTTATCCCATACTCTTCATACTTTATTACTTTATGAATAATTCCATATGATATAGGGAAAATCCTGCTTAAAACTTACTTTTTATTCTGAAAATTCATGGTAATTATTCCTAACTATTATTTCTGTTTACTTAATCTTTAAAAAAGCGCAAATAAAAAAGGTTTGCATATATGCAAACCTTTTTGAGATGACCCGTACGGGATTCGAACCCGTGTTACCGCCGTGAAAGGGCGGTGTCTTAACCGCTTGACCAACGGGCCATATTTAAATTTAAAACGACTGGCGGAGAAGGAGGGATTTGAACCCTCGCGCCGCTTACACGACCTACACCCTTAGCAGGGGCGCCTCTTCAGCCACTTGAGTACTTCTCCGTATGGCTCCACAGGTAGGACTCGAACCTACGACCGATCGGTTAACAGCCGATAGCTCTACCACTGAGCTACTGTGGAATATGGTGGGCCTAAGTGGACTCGAACCACCGACCTCACGCTTATCAGGCGTGCGCTCTAACCAGCTGAGCTATAGGCCCTTCATTTGGAGCGGGTGATGAGAATCGAACTCACGACATCAGCTTGGAAGGCTGAGGTTTTACCACTAAACTACACCCGCGTTACTTAAGATGGGGCGACTGATGGGAATCGAACCCACGAATGCCGGAACCACAATCCGGTGCGTTAACCACTTCGCCACAATCGCCGTCTTAAAATGGTGGCTCGGGACGGAATCGAACCGCCGACACAAGGATTTTCAGTCCTTTGCTCTACCAACTGAGCTACCGAGCCAAACAAAATGGCGGTCCCGACGGGAATCGAACCCGCGATCTCCTGCGTGACAGGCAGGCATGTTAACCGCTACACCACGGGACCACTTTGGTTGCGGGGACAGGATTTGAACCTGCGACCTTCGGGTTATGAGCCCGACGAGCTACCGAACTGCTCCACCCCGCGATGATATGAATATGATATAAATAAATGGCGGAGGAAGAGGGATTCGAACCCCCGCGGGCTTTAACACCCCTGTCGGTTTTCAAGACCGATCCCTTCAGCCGGACTTGGGTATTCCTCCGTATATTTATAACAAATGTAACTTATATGGTAGCGGCGGAGGGAGTCGAACCCACGACCTCACGGGTATGAACCGTACGCTCTAGCCAGCTGAGCTACACCGCCATATTATTCGTTACAATTATTCAGTTTAATTTGTGGAGCCTAGCGGGATCGAACCGCTGACCTCCTGCGTGCAAGGCAGGCGCTCTCCCAGCTGAGCTAAGGCCCCATAAATGGTCGGGAAGACAGGATTCGAACCTGCGACCCCTTGGTCCCAAACCAAGTGCTCTACCAAGCTGAGCTACTTCCCGTTTATGGCGCGCCCGAGAGGAGTCGAACCCCTAACCTTTTGATCCGTAGTCAAACGCTCTATCCAATTGAGCTACGGGCGCTTATTAAAATGGTGCCGAGGGCCGGACTTGAACCGGCACGGTAGTCACCTACCGCAGGATTTTAAGTCCTGTGTGTCTGCCAATTCCACCACCCCGGCAGGACTTATATATGTGGAGCGGAAGACGAGGTTCGAACTCGCGACCCCCACCTTGGCAAGGTGGTGTTCTACCACTGAACTACTTCCGCGCATATATGAAATTAATGAAAGATGCGGGTGAAGGGACTTGAACCCCCACGTCGTAAGACACTAGATCCTAAGTCTAGCGCGTCTGCCAATTCCGCCACACCCGCGTGTGAATATAAATGGTGAGCCATGAAGGACTCGAACCTTCGACCCTCTGATTAAAAGTCAGATGCTCTACCAACTGAGCTAATGGCTCGAAAAAAATGGTGCCGGCAAGAGGACTTGAACCCCCAACCTACTGATTACAAGTCAGTTGCTCTACCAATTGAGCTACACCGGCGTGCAATCTCTGACTTAAATAGTCGATGGTGGAGGATGACGGGATCGAACCGCCGACCCCCTGCTTGTAAGGCAGGTGCTCTCCCAGCTGAGCTAATCCTCCGATATATAAGCCTGGCAACGTCCTACTCTCACAGGGACAAAGTCCCAACTACCATTGGCGCTAAAGAGCTTAACTTCCGTGTTCGGTATGGGAACGGGTGTGACCTCTTCGCTATCGCCACCAGACATATTATATTATACACTATTTTATAAAGAAAGCAATACTTTTTTCGAAAGATTTATTCTTTCAAAACTAGATAACAGTTCGCTGAGTAAAGCTTACGCTTTTAAAAGTTTGGTTAAGTCCTCGATCGATTAGTATCAGTCAGCTACACATGTCGCCACGCTTCCACCTCTGACCTATCAACCTGATCATCTTTCAGGGATCTTACTAGCTTGCGCTATGGGAAATCTCATCTTGAGGGGGGCTTCATGCTTAGATGCTTTCAGCACTTATCCCGTCCACACATAGCTACCCAGCGATGCCTTTGGCAAGACAACTGGTACACCAGCGGTGTGTCCATCCCGGTCCTCTCGTACTAAGGACAGCTCCTCTCAAATTTCCTACGCCCACGACGGATAGGGACCGAACTGTCTCACGACGTTCTGAACCCAGCTCGCGTACCGCTTTAATGGGCGAACAGCCCAACCCTTGGGACCGACTACAGCCCCAGGATGCGATGAGCCGACATCGAGGTGCCAAACCTCCCCGTCGATGTGGACTCTTGGGGGAGATAAGCCTGTTATCCCCGGGGTAGCTTTTATCCGTTGAGCGATGGCCCTTCCATGCGGAACCACCGGATCACTAAGCCCGACTTTCGTCCCTGCTCGACTTGTAGGTCTCGCAGTCAAGCTCCCTTGTGCCTTTACACTCTACGAATGATTTCCAACCATTCTGAGGGAACCTTTGGGCGCCTCCGTTACATTTTAGGAGGCGACCGCCCCAGTCAAACTGCCCACCTGACACTGTCTCCCGGCCCGATCAGGGCCGCGGGTTAGAATTTCAATACAGCCAGGGTAGTATCCCACCGACGCCTCCACCGAAGCTAGCGCTCCGGCTTCTCAGGCTCCTACCTATCCTGTACAAGCTGTACCAAAATTCAATATCAGGCTACAGTAAAGCTCCACGGGGTCTTTCCGTCCTGTCGCGGGTAACCTGCATCTTCACAGGTACTATAATTTCACCGAGTCTCTCGTTGAGACAGTGCCCAGATCGTTACGCCTTTCGTGCGGGTCGGAACTTACCCGACAAGGAATTTCGCTACCTTAGGACCGTTATAGTTACGGCCGCCGTTTACTGGGGCTTCGATTCAGAGCTTCTCCCAAAGGATAACCCCTCCTCTTAACCTTCCAGCACCGGGCAGGCGTCAGCCCCTATACTTCGCCTTGCGGCTTCGCAGAGACCTGTGTTTTGCTAAACAGTCGCCTGGGCCTATTCACTGCGGCTCTCTCGGGCTATACACCCTACCAGAGCACCCCTTCTCCCGAAGTTACGGGGTCATTTTGCCGAGTTCCTTAACGAGAGTTCTCTCGATCACCTTAGGATTCTCTCCTCGCCTACCTGTGTCGGTTTGCGGTACGGGCACCTCCCGCCTCGCTAGAGGCTTTTCTTGGCAGTGTGGAATCAGGAACTTCGGTACTATAATTCCCTCGTCATCACAGCTCAGCCTTTATGATGAGCGGATTTGCCTACTCATCAGCCTAACTGCTTGAACGCGCATATCCAGCAGCGCGCTTACCCTATCCTACTGCGTCCCCCCATTACTCAAACGGCGGGGAGGTGGTACAGGAATATCAACCTGTTGGCCATCGCCTACGCTTTTCAGCCTCGGCTTAGGTCCCGACTAACCCTGAGCGGACGAGCCTTCCTCAGGAAACCTTAGGCATTCGGTGGACAAGATTCTCACTTGTCTTTCGCTACTCATACCGGCATTCTCACTTCTAAGCGCTCCACCAGTCCTTACGGTCTGACTTCACAGCACTTAGAACGCTCTCCTACCACTGACATCAAAGATGTCAATCCACAGCTTCGGTGATACGTTTAGCCCCGGTACATTTTCGGCGCAGAGTCACTCGACCAGTGAGCTATTACGCACTCTTTAAATGGTGGCTGCTTCTAAGCCAACATCCTGGTTGTCTAAGCAACTCCACATCCTTTTCCACTTAACGTATACTTGGGGACCTTAGCTGGTGGTCTGGGCTGTTTCCCTTTTGACTACGGATCTTATCACTCGCAGTCTGACTCCCATGGATAAGTCTTTGGCATTCGGAGTTTGACTGAATTCGGTAACCCGTTGGGGGCCCCTAGTCCAATCAGTGCTCTACCTCCAAGACTCTTACAACATGAGGCTAGCCCTAAAGCTATTTCGGAGAGAACCAGCTATCTCCAGGTTCGATTGGAATTTCTCCGCTACCCACACCTCATCCCCGCACTTTTCAACGTGCGTGGGTTCGGGCCTCCATTCAGTGTTACCTGAACTTCACCCTGGACATGGGTAGATCACCTGGTTTCGGGTCTACAACCACATACTAAACGCCCTATTCAGACTCGCTTTCGCTACGGCTCCGCCTTATCAGCTTAACCTTGCATGGGATCGTAACTCGCCGGTTCATTCTACAAAAGGCACGCCATCACCCGTTAACGGGCTCTGACTACTTGTAGGCACACGGTTTCAGGATCTCTTTCACTCCCCTTCCGGGGTGCTTTTCACCTTTCCCTCACGGTACTGGTTCACTATCGGTCACTAGGTAGTATTTAGCCTTGGGAGATGGTCCTCCCAGCTTCCGACGGAATTTCACGTGTTCCGCCGTACTCAGGATCCACTCAAGAGGGAACGAAGTTTCAACTACAGGGTTGTTACCTTCTTCGACGGACCTTTCCAGGTCGCTTCATTTACTTCGTTCCTTTGTAACTCCGTATAGAGTGTCCTACAACCCCAAGAGGCAAGCCTCTTGGTTTGGGCTAATTCCGTTTCGCTCGCCGCTACTCAGGAAATCGCATTTGCTTTCTCTTCCTCCGGGTACTTAGATGTTTCAGTTCCCCGGGTTTGCCTTCAATATCCTATGTATTCAGATAAAGATACTGTTCCATTACGAACAGTGGGTTTCCCCATTCGGAAATCTCCGGATCAAAGCTCACTTACAGCTCCCCGAAGCATATCGGTGTTAGTCCCGTCCTTCATCGGCTCCTAGTGCCAAGGCATTCACCGTGCGCCCTTTCTAACTTAACCATTAGCGAATAAATGGTACAACATACTGTTGTGTTATTTATTGGTTTGATTAAAGAAAAGTTTCACTTTTCCTCAGCAATTACTGTTATCTAGTTTTCAAAGAACAACCGCAACCAAAATTCTTCTTATTAGATAAGAAGAAAGTAGTGTGCTTTCTATAATTGAGAGATTGAACTCTCAAAACTGAACAAAGTGTCAAAACGTACGTCATGTAAAAATCCTTAGAAAGGAGGTGATCCAGCCGCACCTTCCGATACGGCTACCTTGTTACGACTTCACCCCAATCATCTGTCCCACCTTAGGCGGCTAGCTCCTTACGGTTACTCCACCGACTTCGGGTGTTACAAACTCTCGTGGTGTGACGGGCGGTGTGTACAAGGCCCGGGAACGTATTCACCGCGGCATGCTGATCCGCGATTACTAGCGATTCCAGCTTCATGTAGGCGAGTTGCAGCCTACAATCCGAACTGAGAATGGTTTTATGGGATTGGCTTGACCTCGCGGTCTTGCAGCCCTTTGTACCATCCATTGTAGCACGTGTGTAGCCCAGGTCATAAGGGGCATGATGATTTGACGTCATCCCCACCTTCCTCCGGTTTGTCACCGGCAGTCACCTTAGAGTGCCCAACTAAATGCTGGCAACTAAGATCAAGGGTTGCGCTCGTTGCGGGACTTAACCCAACATCTCACGACACGAGCTGACGACAACCATGCACCACCTGTCACTCTGTCCCCCGAAGGGGAACGCTCTATCTCTAGAGTTATCAGAGGATGTCAAGACCTGGTAAGGTTCTTCGCGTTGCTTCGAATTAAACCACATGCTCCACCGCTTGTGCGGGCCCCCGTCAATTCCTTTGAGTTTCAGTCTTGCGACCGTACTCCCCAGGCGGAGTGCTTAATGCGTTAGCTGCAGCACTAAAGGGCGGAAACCCTCTAACACTTAGCACTCATCGTTTACGGCGTGGACTACCAGGGTATCTAATCCTGTTTGCTCCCCACGCTTTCGCGCCTCAGCGTCAGTTACAGACCAAAAAGCCGCCTTCGCCACTGGTGTTCCTCCACATCTCTACGCATTTCACCGCTACACGTGGAATTCCGCTTTTCTCTTCTGCACTCAAGTTCCCCAGTTTCCAATGACCCTCCACGGTTGAGCCGTGGGCTTTCACATCAGACTTAAGAAACCGCCTGCGCGCGCTTTACGCCCAATAATTCCGGATAACGCTTGCCACCTACGTATTACCGCGGCTGCTGGCACGTAGTTAGCCGTGGCTTTCTGGTTAGGTACCGTCAAGGTACGAGCAGTTACTCTCGTACTTGTTCTTCCCTAACAACAGAGTTTTACGACCCGAAAGCCTTCATCACTCACGCGGCGTTGCTCCGTCAGACTTTCGTCCATTGCGGAAGATTCCCTACTGCTGCCTCCCGTAGGAGTCTGGGCCGTGTCTCAGTCCCAGTGTGGCCGATCACCCTCTCAGGTCGGCTATGCATCGTTGCCTTGGTGAGCCGTTACCTCACCAACTAGCTAATGCACCGCGGGCCCATCTGTAAGTGATAGCCGAAACCATCTTTCAATCATCCCCCATGAAGGAGAAGATCCTATCCGGTATTAGCTTCGGTTTCCCGAAGTTATCCCAGTCTTACAGGCAGGTTGCCCACGTGTTACTCACCCGTCCGCCGCTAACGTCATAGAAGCAAGCTTCTAATCAGTTCGCTCGACTTGCATGTATTAGGCACGCCGCCAGCGTTCATCCTGAGCCAGGATCAAACTCTCCGAAGAAATGTTTGACTTGCTCAATAAAAAATAAAAATTAACGTTGACGTTTGTCGCTTTGTTCAGTTTTCAAAGTTCAACCGCCGCTCTTAAGCGACTTAACTATCATAACAAGTTGCAACCTAGTTGTCAACAAGTTTTTTTATTTGTTTATCACTTCGATGTTTGCTTTAGCAGTTCATCTTAGCGACATTTAATAATATACCACGCCTTCTTTTATTGTGCAATAGTTTTTCGATATATTTTTAAAAACTATTTTCTTGTAAATGAAACGTTAGCCAATTAATAGATACTAGCATATCTAGAGCCACACTAGCATAATGTCTATTAAATCATTATCCGCCAAGGAGGCGTTCACTTGGATACCTTAATTGCAGCTGCACTCTATTTGTCCTTTTGTATGTCTATTCTCTTAATTTCACTTGCTTATTGGGAATCAATTCAAATGTCTAATAAAGAAGGCAAAGTCAACGGCCTTTCATTTATTTCACTTTCAACATTCAGCATGATTTTTTGTTTGTTTACTTCATATTTTTATACCATTCTTTATTAACATGATGTTACGTTGTCTTCTTATAAAAAGGAGACATTTCTTTATTTTATTACAATATTCGCATTCGGTATACTTACTTAATTGAAATCAATACGATAAATTCAGTTACTTCCCTTCTTCATACGTACAATGGACAGTGAAGGAATTTGTCGAATGATTTTTTGGAACACTTTCTTTAAATTTGATAAACTACTTTTAGAAAACGCTTTCATATATACTTTAACATTATTCAAGGAGGAAACCAAATGAAACCATTGCTTGAATTAACGGTTGGAGAACTTTTAAAAGAAAGTACAAAAAAGTTTGGGCATCAAGAAGCGGTTATCTACTCTGAACAAAATATTCGCTATACGTACGCAGAGTTTTATCAAGAAACCTCTCGAGTTGCAAAGGCACTTCTAGCCGCCGGTCTCAAAAAAGGCGACCATATCGCTATCTGGGCTACCAATGTGCCGGAATGGTTGCTTCTTCAATTCGCAGCAGCTAGAATAGGCGCTGTTTTGGTTACCCTTAATACAAGTTATCAATCCTCTGAATTAGAGTATGTATTGAGTCATTCTGATACAACAGCGCTATTTTTCATTGATGAATTTAAAAGCACTTCTTATACGTCTATTATCACAGGTATTGAACATAATCTTCCCAAACTAAAATATCTTATAAACTTAAGTGGATCAAGCGAACATACATCTTGGAACGAGTTTTTAATGAGTAGCTTAATGGTATCGGATGAGGTTCTTGATAAGCATGAACAATCCCTACATATCCATGAAGTTATCAATATGCAATATACTTCCGGAACAACAGGTTTTCCAAAAGGAGTTATGCTAAGTCACCATAATATAGTAAATAACGGCTTTTTAGTTGCTCAGTCTATGAAACTGACTAACGAAGACCGCTTATGCATCCCAGTTCCTTTCTTTCATTGCTTTGGATGTGTGCTGGGTGTTCTAGCATGCGTATCTGTAGGTGCTACTATGCTACCGATTATTGAATTTCAACCTGCCTCTGTTTTACGCACCGTAGAGAAAGAAAAATGTACAGCTCTTCACGGTGTACCAACTATGTTCATTGCGGAATTAAATGCACTTGAGTTTAATCAATATGATTTATCTACTCTTCGCACAGGAATCATGGCTGGTTCTAATTGTCCAGCAGAAGTAATGAAGCGAGTCATAAATGACATGGGTATCAACGAAATTACCATCGCCTATGGTCAAACCGAAACATCTCCTGTAATCACCCAAACAACCCCAACTGATTCTATCGAGCGGCGAGTACAAACGGTTGGCAAAGTTCATAATCATGTACAGATTCAAATTATTAATCCAGTTACAGGTAAACAAGCTTCTTTCGGAGAACAAGGAGAACTTTGTACAAAAGGATATTTAACAATGAAAGGATATTACAAAATGCCGGAAGAAACAGAAAAAACAATTGTAGAAGGTTGGCTACATACAGGAGATTTAGCTACCATCGATAAAGATGGCTATGTAAGAATTACAGGACGTCTAAAAGATATGATTATTAGAGGCGGAGAAAATATTTACCCAAGAGAAATTGAAGAGTTTTTATATAGAATACCCGAGGTAGAAGATGTGCAAATTGTCGGTATTCCTGATCCAAAGTATGGAGAACGAGTTGCTGCATGCATTAAACTCAAGCAACATTCTTTTCTTACCGCTCAAGAAATCAAAGACTTTTGCGAAGGTAAGCTTGCTCATTTCAAAATTCCGGAACATATTTATTTTATAGACGACTTTCCCATGACGGCATCCGGCAAGATTCAAAAATACAAATTAAAAGAAAAGATCGTAGCCCTTTATAAATAATCAGATTTTTTTGAATTTCACCTGTCATTATGAAGAAAAGTTTACTATACTGATACATATCTGTTTTTCTTCTTTCATACAGATATAAACAACAATGTTTTTTGAAATAGGTGAAAATAATGGAAAATGAAATGTTGCTCAAATTAGGTATTTCCGCTGTACTTGGTCTTATTATTGGAATTGAAAGGGAACTAAAACGAAAGCCTGTTGGTTTAAAAACATCTCTCGTAATTTCCATTATTAGCTGTTTACTCACGATTGTTTCGATTGAGTCTTCTCAAATCTTTAATAAAGGTGATCACATCACAATGGACCCGCTTCGTCTGGCCGCTCAAATTGTTTCTGGAATTGGTTTTTTAGGGGCCGGTGTCATTTTACGAAAAGAAAATGACAGCATCTCAGGGCTTACAACAGCGGCTATTATCTGGGGAGCAGCAGGTATAGGCATTGCTGTAGGTGCAGGATTTTATCCTGAAGCTATTACCGGAGTTGTACTGCTTATCATCAGCGTTGAACTTCTTCCCTTCCTTATTACTATTTTAGGGCCTAGGCAACTGCGCGAGAAAGAGCTCATTCTTCAACTCAAGCTGGCTGATAAGCACAATATCTTTGATACAACTAATAGCATTAGAGAAAAGAATATTACAATTAAAAATATTCGAATTAAAGATTTAGACACCAATGAATTGTATATACGAATGAAAGTGTCAGTTAATAACCAGCGCCCTACTACAGAAGTGTATTACGAAATTCAAAAAATCAGCGGTATTCGAAGCATTGAAGTTGAAAATGTATAAATAAAAAAACGGCCAATTGGCCGTTTTTTATTTATATTTTTCAATCTGTTGTAAAAATTCCCTCTGTTTTACTAGAGACAGCCGGTATTGATCATCGATAATTTCTGTTAATAACTCATGTTTACGGCTCTTTGACACATTCAATCTGTGGATAAGAACTCTGCATTCATACAAAAACTGTGTATACTGTGTGTAACTCTCATCATAATTTGAGGATAAGTCTTCTTTGATTCGTTTTGTCAACAAAGGACTAGCGCCATCTGTGGATATTGCTAGCGATAATCTCCCTCTAGAAAACTGTGCAGGAATTTGAATATTTCCATCGGAAAAACTGCTGGCCATATTAACCAACTGATCATTTTTAATATGCTGCTTAACAAACTTATTAACAGCTTGATCATTTGTAGCCACAACAATAAAAAAAACATTAAGTAAGTCTTCTTCTCCTACTTTTTTTCTTTTTACACGCAGCTGATCTTTAGCTTCCCACTCAGTTATTTCAGCTGAAACAGTTGGAGCAACCACTGTAATGGCTGCTCCTTCTTGTAAAAAACCTTTAATTCTACGAGTTGCGATTGTTCCGCCCCCAACTACTAAGACCGAACGACCCTTTAAATCAAGCATAACGGTATACATCGTATTGATTTCCTTTGCTCGATAATAACGTTTTTACTTGGTGACTTAAAATGTGTGCAAGTCCATCATGATAACCTAGGTAGTTCGCTAAGATAAACTGCTGGGCATCTGTTGATAACTGCTTCAACTCTTTCTTAATTTCGTTCATTAAAATACCGGTAAACAAAAGGTAAGGAAGAACAAATACTTGCTTATACGAAGTTCGTTTAGCAAGGTGTAGGCCTTCTTTTAAATTAGGTGCAGCGGCAGCTAAATAGCATGTGCTCACTTCTTTAAAAGCTCCTTTACC
This genomic interval carries:
- a CDS encoding AMP-binding protein, yielding MKPLLELTVGELLKESTKKFGHQEAVIYSEQNIRYTYAEFYQETSRVAKALLAAGLKKGDHIAIWATNVPEWLLLQFAAARIGAVLVTLNTSYQSSELEYVLSHSDTTALFFIDEFKSTSYTSIITGIEHNLPKLKYLINLSGSSEHTSWNEFLMSSLMVSDEVLDKHEQSLHIHEVINMQYTSGTTGFPKGVMLSHHNIVNNGFLVAQSMKLTNEDRLCIPVPFFHCFGCVLGVLACVSVGATMLPIIEFQPASVLRTVEKEKCTALHGVPTMFIAELNALEFNQYDLSTLRTGIMAGSNCPAEVMKRVINDMGINEITIAYGQTETSPVITQTTPTDSIERRVQTVGKVHNHVQIQIINPVTGKQASFGEQGELCTKGYLTMKGYYKMPEETEKTIVEGWLHTGDLATIDKDGYVRITGRLKDMIIRGGENIYPREIEEFLYRIPEVEDVQIVGIPDPKYGERVAACIKLKQHSFLTAQEIKDFCEGKLAHFKIPEHIYFIDDFPMTASGKIQKYKLKEKIVALYK
- a CDS encoding NAD(P)-binding protein encodes the protein MYTVMLDLKGRSVLVVGGGTIATRRIKGFLQEGAAITVVAPTVSAEITEWEAKDQLRVKRKKVGEEDLLNVFFIVVATNDQAVNKFVKQHIKNDQLVNMASSFSDGNIQIPAQFSRGRLSLAISTDGASPLLTKRIKEDLSSNYDESYTQYTQFLYECRVLIHRLNVSKSRKHELLTEIIDDQYRLSLVKQREFLQQIEKYK
- the glgB gene encoding 1,4-alpha-glucan branching enzyme yields the protein MFEVKGVAKVNLAVQPTEFDVHLYHEGNLFRSYSIFGAHQVTVEGIEGVRFCVWAPHAKGVSVVGDFNKWNGFQHSMVKVNEEGIWMTFIPELEQGTIYKYEIITQSNQKKLKADPYAFFSEVRPNTASIVYSLDGYKWNDQYWRRKKKQQNIYERPLCIYELHAGSWRTHEDGSLYTYSELAQELIPYITEQGFTHIELLPVIEHPLDRSWGYQGTGYYSATSRYGTPKELMNFIDECHQNNIGVLLDWVPGHFCKDEHGLYMFDGEPTYEYKKEPDRENYVWGTANFDLGKPEVQSFLISNALFWLEYFHIDGFRVDAVANMLYWQNSSGKAVNDGAVSFLKKLNEAVFKSDETILMMAEDSTDWPLVTAPTYEGGLGFNYKWNMGWMNDVLTYMEAGVERRPYLHDKMTFSLMYAFNENFILPLSHDEVVHGKKSLLNKMPGDYWRKFAQLRLLYGYFFAHPGKKLLFMGGEFGQFDEWKDLEELDWMLYDFDMHRNLNGYMKDLIKIYKRSKSLYELDHNPDGFEWIDVNNHHQQIFSFIRKSKENQEIFIVVSNFSEHPYHSYKVGVPVETEYIEVINSDDEVYGGSGIVNKKALKSVDESFHGQPFCIEMNIPPFGISILRAKRKRGERKQHVKKEMRSDVIGRRKR
- a CDS encoding MgtC/SapB family protein codes for the protein MENEMLLKLGISAVLGLIIGIERELKRKPVGLKTSLVISIISCLLTIVSIESSQIFNKGDHITMDPLRLAAQIVSGIGFLGAGVILRKENDSISGLTTAAIIWGAAGIGIAVGAGFYPEAITGVVLLIISVELLPFLITILGPRQLREKELILQLKLADKHNIFDTTNSIREKNITIKNIRIKDLDTNELYIRMKVSVNNQRPTTEVYYEIQKISGIRSIEVENV